One Thermococcus eurythermalis DNA segment encodes these proteins:
- a CDS encoding RNase J family beta-CASP ribonuclease encodes MIKVYTISGYEEVGKNMTAVAYSDGKREEVVIIDMGIMLDRVMIHEDTSIQKFSDKELQRLGAIPDDRILWKNKGNRKVVAITLTHGHLDHIGAIAKLAPHYPDTPIYGTPYTIRLAKGEVKSEEYFEVKNPMYETQFGEIVQVSENLAIEFIRITHSIPQASMVAIHTPEGVVIHTGDFKFDNNNPLGERPDYKRLRELGKEGVKVLIAESTRVSEPTKTPSEAVAQMLLEDFFLYEGMDEKGLIATTFASHIFRLQELIWIANKMGRQAVLVGRSLAKYTGIAKQLGLIKMKGARAVRSPNAVRKVLKEVSQARENYLLIVTGHQGEPGAVLTRMADGELYDIGKDDTVVFSAGTIPNPLNYAQRYKLETKLKMRGVRMIKDLHVSGHASREDHRYLIRLLNPENIVPAHGEFRMLTHYAELAEEEGYMIGKDVFVSRNGYVVEIP; translated from the coding sequence ATGATAAAGGTCTACACAATCAGCGGTTACGAAGAAGTCGGTAAGAACATGACCGCCGTTGCCTACTCCGACGGCAAGCGTGAGGAAGTTGTGATAATAGATATGGGTATAATGCTCGACAGGGTAATGATTCACGAGGACACGAGCATCCAGAAGTTCTCCGACAAGGAGCTTCAGAGGCTCGGCGCGATTCCCGACGACAGGATTCTCTGGAAGAATAAGGGCAACCGGAAGGTCGTTGCGATTACCCTCACCCACGGCCACCTCGACCACATTGGGGCTATAGCGAAGCTGGCCCCCCACTATCCCGATACACCCATTTACGGGACTCCCTACACTATTAGGCTCGCCAAGGGTGAAGTCAAGAGCGAGGAGTACTTTGAGGTCAAGAACCCGATGTACGAGACCCAGTTCGGCGAAATCGTCCAGGTTAGCGAAAACCTCGCCATCGAGTTCATACGCATCACTCACTCTATTCCCCAGGCTTCTATGGTGGCAATCCACACCCCGGAGGGTGTTGTCATCCACACCGGCGACTTCAAGTTCGACAACAACAACCCGCTCGGTGAAAGGCCCGACTACAAGAGGCTCAGGGAACTTGGAAAAGAGGGCGTTAAGGTTCTCATCGCGGAATCAACGCGCGTCTCCGAGCCAACAAAAACACCAAGCGAGGCAGTGGCTCAAATGCTCCTCGAGGACTTCTTCCTCTACGAGGGCATGGACGAGAAGGGATTGATAGCAACCACCTTCGCGAGCCACATCTTCCGCCTCCAGGAGCTGATATGGATAGCCAATAAGATGGGCAGGCAGGCCGTTTTGGTCGGTCGCTCCCTGGCGAAGTACACCGGCATAGCCAAGCAGCTGGGCCTCATAAAGATGAAGGGGGCCCGCGCCGTTAGAAGCCCCAACGCCGTCAGAAAAGTCCTCAAGGAGGTCTCCCAGGCAAGGGAGAACTACCTGCTCATCGTTACGGGCCATCAGGGTGAGCCAGGGGCTGTTCTCACCAGAATGGCAGACGGCGAGCTCTACGACATCGGCAAGGACGACACGGTAGTGTTCTCCGCTGGAACGATACCGAACCCGCTCAACTACGCCCAGCGCTACAAGCTCGAAACGAAGCTCAAGATGCGCGGTGTGAGAATGATTAAGGACCTCCACGTGTCCGGTCACGCCAGCAGGGAAGACCACCGCTACCTCATAAGGCTCCTCAACCCGGAAAACATCGTCCCCGCCCACGGCGAGTTCAGAATGCTCACCCACTACGCGGAGCTCGCAGAAGAAGAGGGCTACATGATTGGAAAGGACGTCTTCGTTTCGAGGAACGGCTACGTCGTCGAGATTCCGTGA
- a CDS encoding polyprenyl synthetase family protein has product MGKYDELFAQVKAKAKDVDAVIFELIPEKEPKTLYEAARHYPLAGGKRVRPFVVLRAAEAVGGDPEKALYPAAAVEFIHNYSLVHDDIMDMDELRRGRPTVHKLWGVNMAILAGDLLFSKAFEAVARAEVSPEKKARILDVLVKTSNELCEGQALDIEFETRDEVTVDEYLKMISGKTGALFNGSATIGAIVGTDNEKYIQALSKWGRNVGIAFQIWDDVLDLIADEEKLGKPVGSDIRKGKKTLIVSHFFQHANEEDKAEFLKVFGKYAGDAKGDALIHDEKVKEEVAKAIELLKKYGSIDYAANYAKNLVREANEALKVLPESEARKDLELLAEFLVEREF; this is encoded by the coding sequence ATGGGCAAGTACGATGAGCTGTTTGCACAGGTTAAAGCCAAGGCCAAGGACGTTGATGCCGTTATCTTTGAACTTATCCCTGAGAAGGAGCCGAAGACGCTCTACGAGGCGGCGAGGCACTACCCTCTCGCCGGCGGAAAGCGCGTCAGGCCTTTTGTTGTTCTCCGCGCGGCCGAGGCCGTCGGCGGCGACCCAGAGAAAGCCCTCTATCCGGCTGCCGCGGTCGAGTTCATCCACAACTATTCGCTGGTTCACGACGACATCATGGACATGGACGAGCTCAGGCGCGGAAGGCCCACCGTCCACAAGCTATGGGGCGTCAACATGGCAATTCTGGCCGGCGACCTGCTCTTCAGTAAGGCCTTCGAGGCGGTAGCCAGGGCAGAAGTAAGCCCAGAGAAGAAGGCTAGAATCCTAGATGTCCTCGTGAAGACCTCCAACGAGCTCTGCGAGGGCCAGGCGCTCGACATAGAGTTCGAGACGAGGGACGAGGTAACGGTTGACGAGTACCTCAAGATGATTAGCGGAAAGACGGGGGCGCTCTTCAACGGCTCGGCAACGATAGGTGCAATCGTCGGAACTGACAACGAGAAGTACATCCAGGCGCTCTCAAAATGGGGAAGGAACGTGGGAATCGCCTTCCAGATATGGGACGACGTGCTCGATTTGATTGCCGACGAGGAGAAGCTTGGAAAGCCCGTCGGGAGCGACATAAGGAAGGGCAAGAAGACGCTCATAGTCAGCCACTTCTTCCAGCACGCGAACGAGGAGGACAAGGCCGAGTTCCTGAAGGTCTTTGGAAAATACGCGGGAGACGCCAAGGGGGACGCTCTCATCCACGACGAGAAGGTCAAGGAGGAAGTTGCCAAGGCCATCGAGCTCCTCAAGAAGTACGGCAGCATAGACTACGCGGCCAACTACGCAAAGAACCTCGTGAGGGAGGCCAACGAGGCCCTGAAAGTCCTCCCCGAGAGCGAGGCGAGGAAAGACCTTGAACTCCTCGCCGAGTTCCTCGTCGAGAGGGAGTTCTGA
- a CDS encoding class I SAM-dependent methyltransferase translates to MPVSEETFKKGVLSKIPPRNEPPLPPDWLHTEMLERLRVLRFAPIREGMNVLEVGCGAHALTTVPLAYLVGETGRVVTIDRSRWSFFEEITASAGLKHRIIPLKVDARELPFPFRAFDLAVLVHGVRSLKSEETMVKVISEMLRVSERVFIAESLPVANNERQRAHLELYNLREEIFEALFGEKDDLHYPTLEKLKALVEQAGGRVIKSGTFEPKLPHYLAYIPREYVERVEDEEKRAELLRRWEKAYGKWKAGADHPPVGWLIAKR, encoded by the coding sequence ATGCCCGTTAGCGAAGAAACTTTCAAGAAAGGCGTCCTTTCAAAAATCCCACCCCGGAACGAGCCACCTTTACCACCCGACTGGCTTCACACGGAGATGCTCGAACGCCTCCGCGTCCTCAGGTTCGCTCCCATCAGGGAGGGAATGAACGTCCTCGAAGTTGGCTGCGGTGCCCACGCGCTAACCACAGTACCTCTGGCGTATTTGGTCGGAGAAACCGGGAGGGTAGTCACGATTGACCGCTCCCGCTGGAGCTTCTTCGAGGAGATAACAGCTTCAGCAGGCTTAAAGCACAGGATAATCCCGCTCAAGGTTGATGCAAGGGAGCTTCCGTTCCCGTTCAGAGCCTTCGACTTGGCGGTTCTCGTCCATGGGGTCAGGAGCTTAAAGAGTGAAGAAACCATGGTGAAGGTCATCTCGGAGATGCTTCGAGTCTCGGAGCGGGTATTCATCGCGGAGAGCCTTCCAGTGGCGAACAATGAGAGGCAGAGAGCGCATCTCGAACTCTACAATCTGCGCGAGGAAATCTTTGAGGCGCTGTTCGGCGAGAAGGACGACCTTCATTACCCGACGCTTGAGAAGCTCAAGGCGCTCGTTGAGCAGGCTGGAGGGAGAGTAATCAAGAGCGGGACCTTCGAGCCTAAGTTGCCTCACTACCTCGCATATATTCCTCGCGAGTACGTAGAGAGGGTAGAAGACGAGGAAAAGCGCGCCGAGCTTTTGAGAAGGTGGGAAAAAGCCTATGGAAAGTGGAAGGCCGGAGCAGATCACCCGCCGGTTGGATGGCTGATTGCAAAGCGCTGA
- the leuS gene encoding leucine--tRNA ligase, with amino-acid sequence MAELNFKAIEEKWQKRWLEEKVFEPDRNAKPKEKKFYITVAFPYLSGHLHVGHARTYTIPDVIARFKRMQGYNVLFPMAWHITGAPIVGIAERIKNRDPKTIHIYRDVYKVPEEILWKFEDPKEIVKYFMRAAKETFIRAGFSVDWTREFHTTSLFPPFSKFVEWQFWTLKDMGLVVKGAHRVRWDPVVGTPLGDHDIMEGEDVQILEYVIIKFILEENGEKIYLPAATLRPETVYGVTNMWLNPNATYVKAKVKRGDKVETWIISKEAAYKLSFQDREIEVIEEFKGEKLIGKYVKNPVTGDEVIILPAEFVDPDNATGVVMSVPAHAPFDHIALEDLKKETELLLKFDIDPRVLEDITYISLIELEGYGEFPAVEEAEKLGVKSQRDKEKLEEATKNIYKAEYHKGVFKIEPYKGKPVQEVKELIAKELQEKGIAEIMYEFAEKPVISRFGNQAVIKIIHDQWFIDYGNPEWKEKAREALASMTIYPESRRAQFEAVIDWLDKKACARKVGLGTPLPWDPEWVIESLSDSTIYMAYYTISRHINKLREEGRLDPEKLTREFFDYIFREDFSEEKEKELAEKTGIPAEIIHEMKEEFEYWYPLDWRCSAKDLIPNHLTFFIFNHTAIFKREHWPKGIAVNGFGTLEGQKMSKSKGNVLNFIDAIEENGADVVRLYIMGLAEHDSDFDWRRKEVGKLRRQVERFYELISEFSSYEAKEGVELKAIDRWMLHRLNKAIEGTTKALEEFRTRTAVQWAFYTVLNDLRWYMRRTEGRDDEAKRFVLRKLADVWVRLMAPFTPHISEELWEKLGGEGFVSLAKWPEPVPEWWDETVEAEEEFVKAFIEDVKEIIRVAKIENPSRVYVYTAPEWKWKVVEVVAEKRDFKSAMAELMKDPEMRKHGKEISKLIQRLIKERAFEVKRIDEEKALREAKDFIEKELGVELIINPEEDRGGKKKQAMPLKPAVFVE; translated from the coding sequence ATGGCTGAGCTTAACTTCAAGGCCATTGAGGAGAAGTGGCAGAAGCGCTGGCTTGAGGAGAAGGTCTTCGAACCCGACAGAAACGCGAAGCCCAAGGAGAAAAAGTTCTACATCACCGTCGCCTTCCCGTACCTTTCGGGGCACCTCCACGTCGGCCACGCGAGGACTTACACGATTCCCGATGTGATAGCACGCTTCAAGAGGATGCAGGGCTACAACGTGCTGTTTCCGATGGCCTGGCACATCACGGGAGCTCCGATAGTGGGCATAGCAGAGCGCATAAAGAACCGCGACCCGAAGACCATACACATCTACCGCGACGTCTACAAGGTTCCGGAGGAGATACTCTGGAAGTTCGAGGACCCCAAGGAAATCGTCAAGTACTTCATGAGGGCCGCGAAGGAGACGTTCATCAGGGCAGGTTTTTCAGTTGACTGGACGCGCGAGTTCCACACTACCAGTCTCTTCCCGCCCTTCAGCAAGTTCGTAGAGTGGCAGTTCTGGACGCTCAAGGACATGGGGCTGGTCGTTAAGGGCGCCCACCGCGTCCGCTGGGACCCCGTTGTTGGAACCCCCCTCGGCGACCACGACATAATGGAGGGTGAGGACGTCCAGATTCTCGAATACGTGATAATCAAGTTCATCCTGGAGGAGAACGGCGAGAAAATCTACCTTCCAGCGGCGACGCTTAGGCCCGAGACGGTTTACGGCGTGACCAACATGTGGCTGAATCCAAACGCCACGTACGTCAAGGCAAAGGTCAAGCGCGGCGATAAAGTTGAGACATGGATAATCAGCAAGGAGGCCGCTTACAAGCTCTCCTTCCAGGACAGGGAGATTGAGGTCATAGAGGAGTTCAAGGGCGAGAAGCTCATCGGCAAGTACGTTAAGAACCCAGTAACGGGCGACGAGGTCATTATCCTTCCTGCAGAGTTCGTTGACCCGGACAACGCGACGGGAGTAGTCATGAGCGTTCCAGCGCATGCCCCCTTTGACCACATAGCCCTCGAAGACCTAAAGAAGGAAACCGAACTGCTACTCAAGTTCGACATCGACCCGCGCGTCTTAGAGGACATCACTTACATCTCGCTGATAGAGCTTGAGGGCTACGGCGAGTTTCCAGCTGTTGAGGAGGCTGAGAAACTCGGCGTGAAGAGCCAGAGGGACAAGGAGAAGCTCGAAGAGGCCACAAAGAACATCTACAAGGCCGAGTACCACAAGGGAGTATTCAAGATTGAGCCCTACAAAGGCAAGCCCGTCCAGGAGGTCAAAGAGCTCATTGCAAAGGAGCTCCAGGAAAAGGGAATAGCGGAGATAATGTACGAGTTCGCGGAGAAGCCCGTCATCTCGCGCTTCGGCAACCAGGCCGTCATCAAGATAATCCACGACCAGTGGTTCATAGACTACGGGAACCCCGAGTGGAAGGAGAAGGCGAGGGAAGCGCTCGCCAGCATGACGATTTACCCTGAGAGCAGGCGCGCGCAGTTCGAGGCCGTTATAGACTGGCTCGACAAGAAGGCCTGTGCCAGAAAGGTCGGCCTTGGAACGCCCCTGCCCTGGGACCCCGAGTGGGTAATCGAGAGCCTGAGCGACTCGACAATCTACATGGCCTACTACACGATAAGCAGGCACATAAACAAGCTCCGCGAGGAGGGCAGACTCGATCCCGAGAAGCTCACGAGGGAGTTCTTCGACTACATCTTCCGCGAGGACTTCAGCGAGGAGAAGGAGAAGGAGCTTGCCGAGAAGACTGGAATTCCAGCCGAGATAATCCACGAGATGAAGGAGGAGTTCGAGTACTGGTACCCGCTCGATTGGCGCTGTTCAGCTAAAGACCTCATTCCGAACCACCTGACGTTCTTCATATTCAACCACACGGCCATATTCAAGAGGGAGCACTGGCCGAAGGGCATAGCTGTGAACGGCTTCGGAACGCTCGAGGGCCAGAAGATGAGCAAGAGCAAGGGCAACGTGCTGAACTTCATAGATGCCATAGAGGAGAATGGGGCAGATGTTGTGAGGCTCTACATAATGGGCCTTGCCGAGCACGACAGCGACTTCGACTGGCGCAGGAAGGAGGTCGGAAAGCTCCGCAGACAGGTCGAGCGCTTCTACGAGCTGATAAGCGAGTTCTCAAGCTATGAAGCCAAAGAGGGCGTCGAGCTCAAAGCCATTGACCGCTGGATGCTCCACCGCCTTAACAAGGCCATCGAGGGAACCACCAAGGCCCTTGAGGAGTTCAGGACGAGGACTGCCGTCCAGTGGGCGTTCTACACGGTTCTCAACGACCTGCGCTGGTACATGCGCAGAACCGAGGGCAGGGACGACGAGGCAAAGCGCTTCGTCCTTAGAAAACTCGCCGACGTCTGGGTCAGGCTGATGGCACCGTTCACACCGCACATCAGCGAGGAGCTCTGGGAGAAGCTTGGAGGAGAGGGCTTCGTGAGCCTGGCGAAGTGGCCAGAGCCAGTCCCCGAGTGGTGGGACGAGACTGTTGAAGCGGAGGAAGAGTTCGTCAAGGCCTTCATCGAGGACGTCAAGGAGATAATCCGCGTTGCGAAGATAGAGAACCCGAGCAGGGTTTACGTCTACACAGCCCCCGAGTGGAAGTGGAAGGTCGTTGAGGTCGTTGCCGAGAAGAGGGACTTCAAGTCGGCGATGGCGGAGCTCATGAAGGACCCGGAGATGAGGAAGCACGGCAAGGAGATAAGCAAGCTGATACAGAGGCTCATCAAGGAGAGGGCCTTCGAGGTCAAGAGAATAGACGAGGAAAAGGCGCTGAGGGAGGCCAAGGACTTCATAGAGAAGGAGCTCGGCGTCGAGCTGATAATCAACCCCGAGGAGGACAGGGGAGGAAAGAAGAAGCAGGCGATGCCGCTGAAGCCCGCTGTGTTTGTGGAGTGA
- a CDS encoding MGH1-like glycoside hydrolase domain-containing protein yields the protein MLTASYGHEIAILNEISGEADYIAYDTIFLRGVGVSIEGAKLLEVSGGEGITAVYRAGKCYVIRRITTGNGYHEGVLVFNPTHSPVELDVAFSYSTPFEDILEADWGRVERHPLQEGNTLVWKGADGRVRRLKIEEKSGKITVAPRSTETCFLRATPSVEGSHQIAPPLPAGIKLDFLVPRAEPYIGGMAARDLERLLVRVDGNLFPLAGIPYFAAIFGRDSLWTSFFLLDVFPELARGVLLTLARLQGRKWDERSEEEPGKIPHEYRFGELCQAGRIPFSPYYGSVDSTPLYVALAGEYLTRTGDRGTVRTLRESLTSAVGWILRRLGEGEGYIRYGRGLLENQGWKDWKGSIPDESGEQAVHPIALVEVQAYAYWALRLAGELELTGLDGEMLLKTARELRERFNRDFWTGEYYALAIDGRGRAIGVASSNMGHVLITGIADRIDETAERLFRPNLFSGLGVRTLGTEERAYNPMSYHNGSVWPHDNAIICLGLLRAGKVGEAKALARAQVKAFRALGKIPELFAGFSEPVPVPYANCPQAWSAAGALAMLRVLGGGRKVKFREQRVRA from the coding sequence GTGCTCACGGCTTCTTATGGCCACGAAATCGCGATTCTAAACGAAATTTCGGGGGAAGCGGACTACATAGCCTACGATACAATTTTTCTGCGGGGCGTCGGGGTTTCCATTGAGGGGGCAAAGCTCCTTGAAGTGTCAGGAGGGGAGGGCATAACCGCAGTTTACCGGGCCGGAAAGTGCTACGTCATCAGGAGAATAACAACCGGAAACGGCTACCATGAGGGGGTGCTCGTCTTCAACCCCACCCATTCCCCGGTTGAACTGGACGTAGCGTTCAGCTACTCCACGCCTTTTGAGGACATCCTTGAAGCTGACTGGGGGAGAGTCGAGAGGCACCCGCTCCAGGAGGGCAACACCCTCGTCTGGAAGGGGGCCGACGGCAGGGTGCGGCGGCTGAAGATAGAGGAGAAGAGCGGAAAGATAACCGTCGCGCCGAGGAGCACCGAGACGTGCTTCCTGCGGGCAACACCTTCGGTCGAGGGTAGCCACCAAATAGCTCCTCCGCTCCCGGCTGGTATAAAGCTCGACTTCCTCGTTCCAAGGGCAGAACCCTACATCGGGGGCATGGCGGCGAGAGACCTTGAGCGCCTCCTCGTGAGGGTGGACGGGAACCTCTTTCCGCTTGCCGGAATCCCGTACTTCGCCGCCATCTTCGGCAGGGACAGCCTGTGGACTTCGTTCTTCCTCCTCGATGTATTCCCAGAGCTTGCGCGCGGCGTCCTCCTGACCCTGGCCAGACTCCAGGGAAGGAAATGGGACGAGAGGAGCGAGGAGGAGCCCGGAAAGATACCCCACGAGTACAGGTTCGGGGAGCTGTGCCAGGCCGGCAGAATCCCGTTCTCCCCCTATTACGGGAGCGTTGACTCCACCCCCCTCTACGTAGCCCTGGCCGGCGAGTACCTGACAAGGACAGGGGACAGGGGGACAGTACGCACGCTCAGGGAGAGCCTGACCTCGGCGGTTGGCTGGATACTCCGCAGGCTTGGGGAGGGGGAAGGCTACATACGCTACGGGAGGGGCCTCCTTGAGAACCAGGGCTGGAAGGACTGGAAGGGGAGCATACCGGACGAGAGCGGGGAGCAGGCAGTCCACCCAATCGCGCTCGTGGAGGTGCAGGCCTACGCATACTGGGCGCTCAGGCTCGCGGGGGAGCTTGAGCTCACCGGCCTTGATGGGGAGATGCTCCTGAAGACGGCCAGGGAGCTGAGGGAGAGGTTCAACAGGGACTTCTGGACGGGTGAATACTACGCACTCGCCATAGACGGGAGGGGCAGGGCCATAGGGGTCGCCTCCTCAAACATGGGACACGTCCTCATAACCGGGATAGCAGACCGCATAGACGAGACCGCGGAGAGGCTGTTCAGGCCGAACCTGTTTTCTGGCCTTGGGGTGCGGACGCTCGGCACGGAGGAGAGGGCCTACAACCCGATGAGCTACCACAACGGGAGCGTGTGGCCCCACGACAACGCCATTATATGCCTCGGCCTCCTCAGGGCAGGAAAGGTGGGGGAGGCCAAGGCGCTCGCCAGGGCGCAGGTGAAGGCCTTCCGGGCGCTCGGAAAGATACCCGAGCTTTTTGCAGGCTTCAGCGAACCGGTGCCAGTTCCGTACGCAAACTGCCCGCAGGCGTGGAGCGCCGCCGGTGCGCTCGCGATGCTGAGGGTACTGGGAGGTGGAAGAAAGGTAAAATTCAGAGAACAGCGGGTTCGAGCCTAA
- a CDS encoding M24 family metallopeptidase: MRIEKFAKVMKERDFDGALISPGSNFYYLTGIRIHEAGERPTILAVNPKGDFHILAPSLYENVIEDVPVTFWRDGENPYAKLATIMHDLSLSDGKLLIENTMRADWLIEISRTVRMRPYPLSIVMKELRMRKDDDEIRLMERAAKVVDEVFNEILSWDLVGMTERELALKIELAIRERSDGISFEPIVASGENGANPHHEPGDRKLRKGDMVVLDYGAKWKGYCSDITRTIALGQPDEKLIKIYEVVWEAQENAFQTVREGVKAKEVDRAARDTIARAGYGKYFTHRTGHGLGLDVHEEPYIGPTEETVLENGMTFTIEPGIYVPSLGGVRIEDDVVVLSGRGKRLTKAERELIVL, encoded by the coding sequence ATGCGGATCGAGAAGTTCGCAAAAGTAATGAAAGAGAGAGACTTCGATGGGGCGCTTATAAGTCCCGGCTCGAACTTTTACTATCTGACTGGCATTAGAATCCACGAAGCAGGCGAGAGGCCGACCATTCTCGCAGTAAACCCGAAAGGGGACTTCCACATCCTCGCACCGAGCCTCTACGAGAACGTTATTGAGGACGTTCCTGTTACGTTCTGGCGCGACGGGGAGAACCCCTATGCAAAGCTCGCAACGATTATGCACGACCTGAGCCTGAGCGATGGAAAACTCCTGATTGAGAACACAATGCGCGCAGACTGGCTCATAGAAATCAGCAGAACTGTCAGAATGAGGCCTTATCCCCTCAGCATCGTTATGAAGGAACTGAGAATGCGAAAAGACGACGATGAAATCAGGCTCATGGAGAGGGCGGCAAAGGTCGTAGACGAGGTTTTCAACGAAATCCTGAGCTGGGATTTGGTTGGGATGACTGAGAGAGAGCTCGCCCTAAAGATAGAGCTCGCGATAAGGGAACGCTCGGACGGAATCTCCTTCGAGCCGATAGTCGCTTCCGGTGAGAACGGTGCCAATCCCCACCACGAGCCGGGGGACAGAAAACTACGGAAAGGAGACATGGTGGTGCTCGACTACGGTGCAAAATGGAAGGGCTACTGCTCGGACATAACGAGGACGATAGCCCTCGGACAGCCAGATGAAAAGCTCATCAAGATTTACGAGGTTGTCTGGGAGGCTCAGGAAAACGCGTTTCAGACCGTAAGGGAAGGAGTAAAGGCAAAGGAAGTTGACAGGGCCGCGCGGGACACGATAGCAAGGGCCGGCTACGGCAAATACTTCACCCACAGAACCGGGCACGGTCTTGGCCTGGACGTCCACGAGGAGCCGTACATCGGCCCCACCGAAGAGACAGTCCTCGAAAACGGCATGACTTTCACAATAGAGCCCGGCATCTACGTCCCCAGTCTCGGAGGTGTCAGGATAGAGGACGACGTTGTTGTATTGAGTGGTAGGGGAAAGAGGCTAACAAAGGCGGAGCGGGAGCTAATAGTGCTTTGA